The Oncorhynchus mykiss isolate Arlee chromosome 30, USDA_OmykA_1.1, whole genome shotgun sequence genome includes a window with the following:
- the LOC110521259 gene encoding DENN domain-containing protein 5B isoform X2 produces the protein MMSGVTSATGSASCRFAQHFVVCGLDTETGLEPEELAGESFEQSPIRRSFRSKVLAHYPESTDRSPFNRDAVNMLCMPRGLSFRSQTDSRDSHFHSFTVARDDGTHSYGFVHMYYEEVTSAQITAAMQTLHQMHHVEHHSTSSSSHSTSSASSPSTSSMDSLVSSLDESDAASLAERPLLACLGCTVGSFQPARDTLYVSKALCLLTPLPFLLAARHFLSQLHQAVTSHAAPPLPLESYIHNILYEVPAPPPGRSLRFHGVQGPIVCQQPGPEELPLGDYPLGEAFSLLGVENLVRLLTSVLLETQILLYSQDYQRLMTVAEGITTLLFPFQWQHIYLPILPAPLHHLLDAPVPFLMGIQRRDGAQRSTLELSNEANLCFVDIDNHRVDPPEDLPLFPDQLELIQEVNEVLLRFGLQPYGGSTTTKPAPAAPPCLSSLVLEDLMEDRRNGNLGGEELAVLERLQALARRCGGGGMAGGKTLGRAFEEEEEELKAAKMNVQLREVFAGRFTSMFGRYEEFVIHSAPDLESWLGNREGTSNFDKGSFLSAQPATHLHFLSRFLETAMFSSFVDSKVLSRWADREPLQRVFDRRLERERLYNTFEDDPGNRHYRKCTVLHESVPLKRETKEEKLCQSTVECQNMRGMGNIIFWGKGVQYQSERMKR, from the exons GTGAGAGCTTTGAGCAGAGCCCCATCCGGAGGTCCTTCAGGTCCAAGGTTCTGGCCCACTACCCTGAGAGCACAGACAGGAGTCCCTTCAACAGAGATGCAGTCAACATG ctCTGCATGCCACGAGGCTTGTCATTCCGTAGTCAGACGGACAGCCGCGACTCCCACTTCCACTCCTTCACGGTCGCTCGGGATGACGGCACACACTCCTACGGCTTTGTGCACATGTACTACGAGGAGGTGACGAGCGCCCAGATCACCGCGGCGATGCAGACCCTCCATCAGATGCACCACGTCGAGCATCACtccacctcttcttcttctcactctacctcctccgcctcctccccctccacatcCAGCATGGACTCTCTGGTGAGCAGCCTGGACGAGTCGGATGCTGCTTCCCTGGCAGAGCGTCCCCTGTTGGCTTGTTTGGGCTGCACAGTGGGTTCCTTCCAGCCAGCCCGGGACACCCTGTATGTCTCCAAGGCCCTCTGCCTCCTGACgccccttcccttcctcctcgcCGCCCGCCACTTCCTGTCCCAGCTGCACCAGGCTGTGACATCGCATGCCGCCCCGCCGCTGCCCCTAGAGAGCTACATCCACAACATCCTGTATGAGGTGCCCGCGCCGCCGCCTGGTCGGTCGCTCCGGTTCCACGGGGTCCAGGGGCCCATCGTGTGCCAGCAGCCCGGCCCAGAGGAGCTCCCGCTGGGGGACTACCCACTGGGAGAGGCCTTCTCTCTGCTGGGGGTGGAGAACCTGGTGAGACTGCTCACATCTGTGCTGCTGGAGACCCAGATCCTGCTTTACTCACAAG actaCCAGCGGTTGATGACTGTGGCAGAGGGCATCACCACCCTGCTGTTCCCGTTCCAGTGGCAGCATATCTACCTGCCCATCCTGCCCGCTCCCCTGCACCACCTCCTGGATGCACCAGTGCCCTTCCTCATGGGTATCCAGAGGAGGGACGGCGCCCAACGCTCCACTCTGGAGCTGTCCAATGAG gCCAATCTGTGCTTCGTGGACATTGACAATCACCGTGTGGATCCACCCGAGGACCTGCCCCTCTTCCCAGACCAGctggagctcatccaggaagtGAACGAGGTGCTGCTGCGCTTCGGCCTCCAGCCATACGGGGGCTCTACAACCACCAAGCCCGCCCCTGCCGCTCCCCCCTGCCTCAGCAGCCTCGTCCTGGAGGACCTGATGGAAGACCGGCGCAATGGGAACCTGGGAGGGGAGGAGTTGGCCGTGCTGGAACGACTGCAGGCACTGGccaggaggtgtggaggaggggggatggcGGGAGGGAAGACGCTGGGACGGGCgtttgaggaggaagaggaggagctgaAGGCAGCCAAGATGAACGTGCAGCTGAGGGAGGTGTTCGCGGGGCGTTTCACCTCCATGTTCGGGAGGTACGAAGAGTTTGTGATCCATAGCGCTCCCGACCTGGAGTCCTGGCTGGGCAACCGTGAGGGAACGAGCAACTTTGATAAG GGCTCTTTCCTGTCGGCGCAGCCCGCCACACACCTACACTTCCTGTCTCGGTTCCTGGAGACGGCCATGTTTTCATCGTTCGTAGACAGCAAGGTGTTGTCTCGCTGGGCAGACCGGGAGCCACTGCAGCGCGTGTTTGACAGGCGCTTGGAGAGGGAGCGCCTCTACAACACGTTCGAGGATGATCCTGGTAACCGGCACTACAGGAAGTGCACAGTGCTCCACGAGTCAG TTCCACTGAAGAGAGAAACAAAGGAGGAAAAACTTTGCCAGAGCACCGTAGAATGCCAGAACATGAGAGGGATGGGGAATATTATTTTCTGGGGAAAGGGAGTTCAGTATCAATCTGAGAGAATGAAAAGATAG